In the genome of Gaiellales bacterium, the window CGAGCGAGCTGCGCGCCCACGTCGTGGCGCCGTGACTCACCCTGCTCGGGCCGGGCGGTCAACGCCCGGCCCGGGCAGGATCACCCGCTGAGCGGCGATGATCCCGCCGTGACCGAAGCACACGTTTCCGTCACGCGGACATCGAGCCGAGGCCGCCATGCTCGCGGTGCTCGCGTCCGACCGCCCGGCGGCCGGGATCCTGGCCGAGGAGTCCGGCAGCCATGCCGGCGGCAACGGAGGCAGCCGCGTCCGGCTGGTCGATCTCAACTTCGATCCGCCGTTGCCGAGCGCCCCCGGCTCCAGGCGGCGACGCTCGCCGGCGATCCACGCTTCCTGGCGGCGTTCAAGCCGCGGGTCGTGTCGACGTCGCTCGCGCTTGCCTGGGTCGCCACCGGTCGGCGCGCGGCGTATGTGACAGATGGCGTTCCGCGCGACAGCGTGCACTTCGGCGCCGGCACCGCGATCTGCGAGGCGGCCGGGCGCGTCGTGACCGATCTGTTCGGCGATGCCTGGGGCCGCGGGCCGACCGGGCTGCTCGCCGCCGCCGACGCCGAGACGCACGAGCGCCTCCTCGGGCTGACCCGGGCACCGCTCCAGTAGGATCGCCGGCGTGATCGCCGAGCGGCTCCTCGACCTGCTGCACCCGTCGCAGCCGGCGTTCTCGCCGAACGGTACGCAGGTCGCGTTCAGCGTCCAGGAGAGCTTCAGCCGCCCCGAGGAGGGCGTGTCGAGCCGCATCTGGATCGCCGCCGCCGACGGCTCGGGCGCCCGCGAGGCGAGCCACGGCCCGCGGTCGGACACGTCGCCGCGATGGGCGCCGGACGGCCGCACGCTCGCGTTCCTGTCCGACCGCGACCACGCCGGCCGTGCCGCCGTCCACCTGCTCGACGACGGCGCCGGCGAGGCCCGGCCCGTCGGCACGCTCGAGGGGTCGGCCGAGGACGTGCGCTTCTCGCCAGACGGGTCGCAGCTCCTGGTGCTGGCGGCCGACCCGGGCTCCGACCGGGCCGGCGCCGACTCGGCCACGCGCATTGACGCGGGCGACGGCGACCCGAAGGTCACCCGGCCCGCGGAGCACTGGCGCCGGCTCCACACCATCGACATCACCACCGGCGAGACGACCCGCGTCGGCCCCGACGGCCTGAACGTCTGGGAGCTCGACTGGCGCGGCGGCGAAGTCGTCGCCGTCGTCAGCGAGGACCCGTCCGAGAGCGGCTGGTACCGCGCCCGACTCGTCGCCATCGACCTTCAGGCCGGCGCGGCGCGGACGCTGCACGAGCCCGGGATGCAGATCGCCTACCCCACCCTTTCGCCGGACGGGAGCACCGTCGCGTTCGTCGAAGGCTTCTGCTCCGACCGGGGCATCCTGCTCGGCGAGACCACCCTGGTCGCCACCGCCGGCGGCGAGGCCCGGGTGCTGGCGCCCGCGATCGACGCCGGCTGCCTGGAGTGGCGGGACGAGCGCACGCTCTGGTTCGCGGGCGCGCGCGGGCTGGCGCACGCCGTCGGCACGATCGGCCTCGACGGCGCCGCCCAGGTGCTCTGGAGCGGCCACGAGTCGCTCCTCTCCGGCTGGGTGCCGGCCGCATCGCCCTCGCCGGACGGCACCGTGCTGGCGGCGGCGCACAGCTCGTGGCGGAGCGCCCCGGAGCTGCGCGCGCTCGCGGTCGCCGATCCCGGCGCGGGCTGGCAGCCGCTCTCGCAGCTCAACCCTGAACCGGCGGCGGTCGCGGGTGCGTGCGCCCGGCACACGTGGGCCTCGGACGACCTCGAGGTCGAGGGCCTGCTCCTGACGCCGTCCGGCACGGCGCCGTTCCCGCTCGTCGTCTGGGTGCACGGCGGCCCCACCGACTCGTACGACTGCGCGCATCCCGACGCGCGCCTGGCCGGGATGCTCGAAGCCGGCTACGCGATCCTGCTCCCCAATCCGCGCGGGAGCTCCGGACGCGGCCAGGAGTTCGCCCGCGCCAACCTGGGCGACATGGGCGGCGGCGACCTGCGCGACATCCTCGCCGGCGTCGAGGCGGTCGTCGCCGAGGGCACGGCCGACGGCGACCGGGTCGCGATCGTGGGGACGAGCTACGGCGGGTTCATGTCGGCGTGGGCGATCACCCAGACCGGCCGCTTCCGCGCCTCGGTGCCGATGGCCGCCGTCACGAACTGGCTGTCCTTCCACAACACGACCAACATCGGCCGCTTCGACGAGCTCTTCCTGGACGCCGATCCCTACGACCAGACGGGCGATTACTTCAACCGGTCACCGATCGCGCACGTGCGCCGGGTGAGGACGCCCACGCTGGTCATGCACGGAGAGCTCGATCTGTGCGTCCCGCTCTCGCAGGGCCAGGAGCTCTATCAGGCGCTCGCGGCCGAGGGCGTCGAGACCGAGCTGGTCGTCTACGCGCGCGAGGGCCACGGGTGGCGGGAGCGCGCCCACGTGCTCGACGGCATCGAGCGGATGCGGGCATGGCTCGACCGCCACCTCGCCCCGTAGCAGGCGAGATGGCGGTCGATCGTTGCGCTACTCGGTGAAGCGGGCGAAGTGCTGCTGATCCACACCGCCGACGCGGGTGAACTCGCCGCCGATCGCGAGCCGGTTGCTGCCGGCGGCGACCGCCTCGATGCCGAGGTTGGTGTTCGCCGACGGATCCCACGGGAAGATGGCGCCCGTGGTCTCGTCGAACGCGGACAGCTTGTCGCGGGCTGCGAAGCCGGGCAGGCCGGCGCAGACGAAGTTGTTACCGTTGATCGGTCCGCAGTAGTCGGTGTAGTGACCACCGACGTAGACGACGCCGTCCGTGACGCCGACGCCGACCACGTTGCCGTTGAAGCCGGCACGCCAGTTGACGTTGCCGTCCTCCATGTTGATGGAGAGCATCGTGCCGCCGTTGCCGGAGCCCGAGAGGAACAGCGTGTCCCCGTCGGTCGTGAACGCGAGCGACTGGAACGGCCGGTACGGGAAGCCCGGCGGCGGGATGAACGTCGAGGGGCCGTGGTAGACGAACGGCAGGAACGAGCCGTCGGTGGTGGTCACGGCGCCGACGGCGATGCGGCCGTCACAGCCGGACCCGATGGCGCACTGCTGGAATCCGCCCTCGACGATGCGCGAGCCGGTGGAGTCGGTCGCCAGCGCGTGCACCTCGCCGTCGACGACGGGCGCCCACGTCGGGATGTACGTGTTGTTGGTGGCGTTGACCTCCATGAGGAACGACCGCGGGCTCGTGAATGCCCCGCCGACGTAGAGGTTGTTGCCGATCTGCACAAAGGCCCGCACCATCTTGTTCGGGCGGGTGGTGTTGGCGAACGCCGCGACCGGCGCGCCGGTCGTGCCGTTGACCTCGACCATGTTCTTGTGCGCCGCACCGCCGACCGTGGTGAACGAGCCACCGAGGTAGACGTTGCCGCCGCTCGCGAGGAGCGCGCGCACGGTGCCGTTGACGTTCGGGTTCCACGGCAGCAGGTTGCCCGTGGTCATGTCGACGGCGGCCGCGTGGTTGCGGGTGACGGCGGTGCCGCCGCCGCTCGGGATCATGGCGGTGAAATCGCCGCCGAGGTAGGCCGTGTTCCCCACGACGATGATCTTGCGTACGGTGCCGTTCGCCTGGTACGACGACGAGGGCTGCTGCCTCATCACGGCCGCGTTGGCGACCGGCGCGGCCGCGAGCGCCGCGAACACCACGGCCATTGCCGCAGCGCGTTTACGTCCAAACAACCTCACGTTGCTTCCTCCCATTCGCGTTGTGCCACCTGCCCTGGCGCGGCGAAGACCCTCGCGCTCTCTTTCGATCCGTGGCTTTGCGAAAGTATCCGCTTGCTCTAGTCGACTAGCAAGACTTGTGACACACTTGTCTCGCTCCGTGACAGAGCTGTCTCAGGGGGCCTGGGCGAGCAGGCGCGTGAGCGCGTCGGCCGATGCCGTCGGGCCGTTCACCTCGAGCCAGCTCACCCGCCGGCCCGCGCTGGCGACGCCGACGAGGGCCGGGCTCGCCATGTGACAGGCGCACGGCGCGAGCGTGATCGTCCAGCCGCGCCGTGACCCGGCGACGAGCGGGACCTGCGTCGGCACTGCGCCGAACACGGCCGTCGCCTGCCGGTGCACGTACCGCACATAGGCGGCCGCGCCGGCCGGCGAGCGGAACTCGAGCGTCCGCGAGACGACCACCTGGAGCGTCTTCGACTGCCCCTGGAAGAGGCGCTGAGCCCCGGCCACGTAGCCCCAGCGGTTGAGGCCCGCGGCGAGGCCCGGCGCCGTCGACTCGTGGGTCAGGTCGGTCGCCGTCAGCGGGCGCACCTTGCTCGGGAGGTACGAGACGGCAGCGGCGGGCAGCACCGGCGGCGCCTTCGGCGCGGCGGCGGGTGACGAGCCGCCGCACCCGCAGAGGGCGATTGTGGCGAGCACGACACACCACGTGCAGCGGCGTCTGGGCAATGGCTGGAACATGCGATCCGGCTCTGGACTCACGCCCAGATTACCGGTAGGGTCGTCCATCCCGCTGGACGAAAAGGTGAGGCGAAATCGTGTCTTCGATGGATCGCAGGTCGTTTCTCATGGGCGCCGCGGGACTCGGCGG includes:
- a CDS encoding S9 family peptidase, with the translated sequence MIAERLLDLLHPSQPAFSPNGTQVAFSVQESFSRPEEGVSSRIWIAAADGSGAREASHGPRSDTSPRWAPDGRTLAFLSDRDHAGRAAVHLLDDGAGEARPVGTLEGSAEDVRFSPDGSQLLVLAADPGSDRAGADSATRIDAGDGDPKVTRPAEHWRRLHTIDITTGETTRVGPDGLNVWELDWRGGEVVAVVSEDPSESGWYRARLVAIDLQAGAARTLHEPGMQIAYPTLSPDGSTVAFVEGFCSDRGILLGETTLVATAGGEARVLAPAIDAGCLEWRDERTLWFAGARGLAHAVGTIGLDGAAQVLWSGHESLLSGWVPAASPSPDGTVLAAAHSSWRSAPELRALAVADPGAGWQPLSQLNPEPAAVAGACARHTWASDDLEVEGLLLTPSGTAPFPLVVWVHGGPTDSYDCAHPDARLAGMLEAGYAILLPNPRGSSGRGQEFARANLGDMGGGDLRDILAGVEAVVAEGTADGDRVAIVGTSYGGFMSAWAITQTGRFRASVPMAAVTNWLSFHNTTNIGRFDELFLDADPYDQTGDYFNRSPIAHVRRVRTPTLVMHGELDLCVPLSQGQELYQALAAEGVETELVVYAREGHGWRERAHVLDGIERMRAWLDRHLAP